The following are from one region of the Paenibacillus sp. KS-LC4 genome:
- a CDS encoding mCpol domain-containing protein, protein MYKYYIRLDADNIGDKIEYFLLCNDWEKARDIHNKIQNSMEIIGEFVRGNEDYILLMTGCDDLLIGTNEESVLKVAVFTESIRNHFNKLCNETLSAGIGNSIVEAIMNLRKAKTGGKNNIVH, encoded by the coding sequence GTGTATAAATATTATATAAGACTAGACGCAGATAATATCGGTGATAAAATTGAATATTTTTTATTGTGTAATGACTGGGAAAAGGCGCGTGATATTCACAATAAAATTCAAAATAGCATGGAAATAATTGGCGAATTTGTTAGGGGAAATGAAGATTACATTTTGCTTATGACCGGATGTGACGATCTGTTAATTGGAACAAATGAAGAAAGCGTTTTAAAGGTAGCGGTGTTTACTGAAAGCATTAGGAATCATTTTAATAAACTCTGTAATGAAACATTGAGTGCAGGAATTGGTAATTCAATTGTTGAAGCTATTATGAACTTGAGGAAAGCAAAAACAGGTGGAAAAAATAATATTGTTCACTAA
- a CDS encoding TniQ family protein: protein MLLNRPTSFYDESLRGYMIRLSESNYNSQETIKLYKATGLYGYNIPKNLMVLDSDTDLSKLAELVGKDLRQLELLTFQPHVKNVPSVKVETLLYQLDHFGTSMYRSQICPACLRDHGYMRKIWDLTVVTTCHIHNCKLHDQCPNCKKNLSPFRKRINLCDCGFDLRELPIVASTDVQVSNLLHRKLFDIKSFSCERSTFFDKHSFLTCLYIILYFTGVISGRFFNEKRQRFSKSLNDSKLTKLCQAAYVLFQDWPNNFFCFLDAYRVNQINQKQSGVLEGFGKFHMLIFQKLDFPAFKNILDKYVLYISNYWNGGYCNQHVLTAGNEQLLTLLQTNADVFKTLLKSVNGINQSVKRRNAYQRNEMKIKPDGAMLSSPKVMKSLGISYGQVFAFRERGLIQAVRGPEIDGYNRWLYFSKDLEQFHNNLNENIIYVSEEEYLLLININQAKKCFTTWGLTFCDLVEGILNDEIRPYTCKKVSGLKEFRFVKDDVMNFLKKGSLTINDISRELKVCKKYVSSWSQKGYLISNSLSSGAVVIIKKTDYLFFKKTYMTGTDALKKQTKVKSVESLVKFLRKRDVEPASGPKVDGGQGYLFKRDMRLYYWLSQMREK, encoded by the coding sequence ATGTTATTAAATCGACCAACTAGCTTCTATGATGAAAGTCTGAGGGGATATATGATCAGATTGTCTGAGTCAAACTATAATTCCCAAGAAACCATTAAATTATATAAAGCAACAGGGCTTTATGGATACAACATACCAAAAAACTTGATGGTGCTTGATTCGGATACTGATTTGAGTAAGTTGGCTGAATTAGTTGGGAAGGATTTGAGACAGCTAGAACTATTAACATTTCAACCCCACGTAAAAAATGTCCCTTCAGTAAAAGTGGAAACATTACTATACCAATTGGACCATTTTGGAACGTCAATGTATCGAAGTCAAATATGTCCTGCATGTCTTAGAGATCATGGATATATGAGAAAAATTTGGGATCTCACAGTAGTTACAACGTGTCACATTCATAATTGCAAGTTGCACGATCAATGTCCAAATTGTAAAAAAAACCTATCGCCGTTCAGAAAACGAATAAATTTATGCGATTGTGGATTTGATTTAAGAGAACTACCTATCGTAGCCTCGACTGACGTTCAAGTAAGCAATCTTCTTCACCGAAAGTTATTTGATATAAAATCTTTTTCTTGTGAAAGATCTACATTCTTTGATAAACATTCGTTTCTTACATGCTTATATATAATTTTGTACTTTACCGGAGTTATTTCAGGCAGATTTTTCAATGAAAAGAGGCAAAGGTTTTCCAAATCTCTGAATGATTCAAAATTGACTAAGTTATGCCAAGCAGCATACGTGCTATTTCAAGATTGGCCGAATAATTTTTTTTGTTTCTTGGATGCATATCGAGTTAATCAAATTAACCAAAAACAGAGTGGTGTACTTGAAGGATTTGGGAAATTCCATATGTTGATTTTTCAAAAGCTTGATTTCCCGGCTTTTAAAAACATTCTGGATAAATATGTTTTATACATATCTAACTATTGGAATGGCGGTTATTGTAACCAACATGTTTTAACTGCTGGGAATGAGCAATTGTTAACTTTATTACAAACCAACGCTGACGTTTTTAAGACACTGTTAAAGTCAGTCAATGGAATAAATCAGTCCGTAAAGAGAAGAAATGCTTATCAGCGGAATGAAATGAAAATCAAACCGGATGGTGCAATGTTATCTTCACCAAAAGTAATGAAAAGTCTTGGAATTAGCTATGGGCAAGTTTTTGCTTTCAGAGAACGAGGACTTATTCAAGCTGTTCGTGGTCCAGAAATCGATGGGTATAATCGCTGGCTTTACTTCTCTAAAGACTTAGAGCAGTTTCATAATAATCTAAATGAAAATATTATCTATGTGTCAGAGGAAGAATATCTTCTTTTAATAAATATAAACCAGGCAAAAAAATGTTTCACAACTTGGGGATTAACATTTTGCGATTTGGTTGAGGGGATTTTGAACGATGAAATACGACCTTATACATGTAAAAAAGTTAGCGGACTTAAAGAATTTAGATTTGTAAAAGATGATGTGATGAATTTTTTGAAAAAAGGCAGTTTGACTATCAATGATATTTCAAGGGAGCTGAAAGTTTGTAAGAAATATGTTTCTTCATGGTCACAAAAGGGATATCTGATTTCTAATTCATTAAGTAGTGGTGCGGTTGTAATAATAAAAAAGACAGATTACTTATTTTTTAAAAAGACATATATGACAGGAACTGATGCATTAAAAAAGCAGACGAAAGTCAAGTCTGTTGAAAGTCTAGTAAAGTTCCTAAGAAAAAGAGACGTTGAACCAGCTTCTGGACCCAAAGTAGATGGTGGACAGGGCTATTTATTTAAAAGGGATATGCGTCTTTATTATTGGTTAAGTCAGATGAGGGAGAAATAA
- a CDS encoding TnsA endonuclease N-terminal domain-containing protein has protein sequence MRKRTARRIKPIKGRHYRWKVPLLKNNNMIHCESRLERNFVRLLDFDREVLQVESQPVGLLYCYKGKERKYYPDFKVITSDGHIRIVEVKPKSMTQKPENIMKFIIGRMYCDLQGWDYHIVTEEQIFRGYIQENLDKLRAMGNEWTEYNDLVYVLHSLQNTGDSTIEMLQSNCTDLDESTFYKCIYKLIYHQKVYADLFATELSEGTMVSIQIGEEN, from the coding sequence ATGAGAAAGCGCACCGCCAGACGCATTAAACCTATAAAGGGTCGTCATTATCGATGGAAAGTCCCACTACTTAAAAATAATAACATGATTCATTGTGAAAGCCGATTAGAACGCAATTTCGTTCGATTACTCGACTTTGACCGTGAAGTACTCCAAGTGGAATCGCAGCCAGTAGGACTTTTATATTGCTACAAGGGTAAAGAAAGGAAGTATTATCCGGATTTCAAAGTCATAACAAGTGATGGACACATCCGGATCGTAGAAGTTAAGCCTAAGTCAATGACGCAAAAGCCCGAAAATATCATGAAATTTATCATTGGCCGGATGTACTGCGACTTGCAAGGCTGGGATTATCATATCGTAACCGAAGAGCAGATTTTCCGTGGTTATATCCAGGAGAATTTGGATAAGCTCAGGGCGATGGGGAATGAATGGACGGAATACAATGATCTAGTTTATGTTCTTCATTCTCTGCAAAACACTGGTGACTCTACAATTGAAATGCTCCAGTCAAACTGTACTGATCTTGATGAATCAACGTTTTATAAGTGTATCTATAAGCTAATTTATCACCAAAAGGTATATGCAGATTTATTTGCTACAGAACTTAGTGAAGGAACAATGGTGTCCATTCAAATTGGAGAGGAGAATTGA
- a CDS encoding Mu transposase C-terminal domain-containing protein encodes MQGFAILPGLRFMWKEQEFLIRKSLDHNEIEVTNLSYNLVEVYSVNELIEAWNDERLIIKRDFIVKEAEVIQHDVEMFSEDDRNIIKKRFRILEPVLLGIVKPKDYESYINTLSDDLRPFVSSVSTLYRWKRRWDETHDKRSLLPRNDLKGSKTFKIPKEIQNIIERFLIKYDKEGLDVSNRRIHNEMKVEVQELNATRPEEGKLTPCGKATTNRVIQHLRKTYIKDRARHGTVQANLNKYGSTAEVYVERPLQRVEIDSTPLDLFVVDTLNSKKERFNLIHAVDKATGYGLGYELWLGEPNAKAIKQCLLHAMLPKTHIRSLYPRLQHDWTAFGKPEVIVVDNAKVHDAADLEEFFGLIGIEVQFCPVKAGHHKGTVERMFRTMNEKMFHSIPGTSFSDPKMRSLYDSTGKACLTLKALHEIIHLTMVDIIANDYSSSRGGTPAFLWEQGLKDCRVHRTLPMKKKDLIMLLSTGLEYRKITNKGIELAGQFFQSTALMQLSDQIKRKKKDKSVRLRFNPSDMRTIYVFDEENDQYIEANPVRNSLRKKNIDENHPVHMAQLRYHCHRKNKEYNEFDTTHLVYAYQHVEAIVQNSRSEIAQLEKLPDDQRAVEHYKHLSSIQLLHKAQIAPDQLESLEFKGEISPATEGQSRKSTRRRKVNSKLDDTSSKSFSKTAGIEVISETSELPLLLFDDDLDDDWEVTIRES; translated from the coding sequence ATGCAGGGATTTGCTATTTTACCAGGTTTACGGTTTATGTGGAAGGAACAAGAGTTTCTCATCCGCAAGAGTTTGGATCATAATGAAATTGAAGTAACCAATTTGTCATACAACTTAGTTGAAGTGTATTCCGTTAACGAGTTGATCGAAGCTTGGAACGACGAGCGACTGATCATAAAACGCGACTTTATTGTAAAAGAAGCAGAAGTCATACAACATGATGTTGAAATGTTTAGTGAGGATGATCGGAATATCATTAAAAAACGATTCAGGATATTGGAGCCAGTCTTACTTGGGATAGTCAAGCCTAAAGATTATGAAAGCTATATAAATACTCTTTCTGATGATCTGAGACCATTCGTTTCTTCTGTGTCTACATTGTACCGATGGAAGAGGCGCTGGGACGAAACTCACGATAAACGAAGTCTGTTGCCACGTAATGACCTGAAAGGAAGCAAAACGTTTAAGATTCCGAAAGAAATCCAGAATATCATTGAGCGTTTTTTGATCAAGTATGATAAAGAGGGCCTGGATGTTTCTAACCGAAGAATTCATAACGAGATGAAGGTAGAAGTTCAAGAATTAAATGCAACTCGTCCTGAGGAAGGAAAATTAACACCTTGCGGAAAAGCGACGACTAACCGGGTCATCCAGCATCTACGGAAGACGTACATAAAGGATCGCGCTAGACACGGCACCGTTCAAGCAAATTTAAACAAATATGGTTCTACGGCTGAAGTATATGTAGAAAGGCCTCTTCAGCGAGTGGAAATTGACTCGACACCGCTTGACCTATTTGTAGTTGATACTCTGAATTCTAAGAAGGAACGATTTAATTTAATTCATGCTGTAGATAAGGCAACTGGTTATGGGCTAGGATATGAACTTTGGCTCGGAGAACCAAACGCAAAAGCAATTAAGCAGTGTTTACTGCACGCCATGCTGCCCAAAACGCATATTCGATCGTTATATCCAAGACTTCAACACGATTGGACCGCATTTGGGAAACCGGAAGTTATCGTTGTCGATAACGCCAAGGTGCACGATGCCGCGGATTTGGAGGAATTTTTCGGACTAATTGGTATCGAAGTTCAGTTCTGTCCTGTGAAAGCCGGGCACCATAAGGGGACAGTTGAGCGAATGTTTCGCACCATGAATGAAAAGATGTTCCACAGTATTCCCGGAACCAGCTTTTCAGACCCAAAGATGCGCTCTCTATATGACTCTACTGGTAAAGCTTGCTTAACGCTTAAGGCACTACATGAAATTATTCATCTTACCATGGTAGATATTATCGCAAATGATTATAGCTCATCACGAGGAGGAACACCAGCCTTTTTATGGGAACAAGGTCTTAAAGACTGTAGAGTTCATAGAACTCTTCCTATGAAAAAGAAAGATCTGATTATGCTATTATCCACTGGACTAGAATATAGAAAAATAACGAACAAGGGAATTGAACTTGCCGGCCAATTTTTTCAAAGTACGGCTTTAATGCAGTTATCGGATCAAATAAAGCGTAAAAAAAAGGACAAAAGTGTTCGATTGAGGTTTAATCCTTCCGATATGCGTACGATTTATGTTTTTGATGAAGAGAATGATCAATATATCGAGGCGAATCCTGTACGAAACAGTCTACGGAAGAAAAATATTGATGAAAATCATCCCGTTCATATGGCTCAATTAAGATACCATTGTCATCGGAAAAATAAAGAGTACAACGAATTTGACACAACGCATTTGGTGTATGCTTATCAGCACGTAGAAGCCATTGTCCAAAACAGTCGGAGTGAAATTGCTCAACTCGAGAAACTACCCGATGATCAGAGAGCCGTTGAGCATTACAAGCATCTTTCCTCAATCCAACTACTTCATAAAGCTCAAATTGCTCCAGACCAACTGGAATCTTTAGAATTCAAAGGAGAGATATCCCCCGCTACAGAGGGTCAATCTAGAAAGTCTACAAGGAGACGAAAAGTGAATTCAAAATTAGATGATACGAGCTCTAAATCGTTTTCGAAAACGGCAGGTATTGAAGTTATTTCAGAAACTTCTGAGTTACCTTTATTACTTTTTGATGATGATCTGGATGATGATTGGGAAGTTACTATTCGTGAGAGTTGA
- a CDS encoding TniQ family protein, whose product MLINRPERYHDESISSYLYRLARANYRPLGVLLASFGITRAEWLRNMISEDKLIHIADHLVQDKNILHQGTYFVYRELLDENSDLYLLKNRMKFCPDCYREDAYHRMMWGLKPITICLQHGTRLIDACPSCEKPIEMEQFMCGFCKCCDFYYKQTKSISIPFDSIEFELQSEFHGGLFQNGIMFRNIGGLNVKQYLRLAYHSFHLLEELPSFLDYSKKHIRIFHNRRGGIQQNELLAEAYNHVFWMYHDFPCRFQRVLFEFLKKPRKKLYLQKKTYEALFQEEGFSLIKNEYEQFWINELENGTVRRDLSIFKQNHDLLLRKKHLRKEEVKQLTGISYPKLESLCESGQIDIISRQKGKTKQHFIDKDTFARLNEERQFYINKREAAQLLGIQRNSIYQLLKEGLINEVHTAFSQIKLIRLDEVLMLLEKSRGVFYIKVKGLSFQQVLIKYSVNGLTISKLLKFIHENVLHPQLAVLNGNLSDTWFWEKEMQRCIEILKSDKQITDGMYMQDVMQYLKIGEKKMKRIIESGQLIPDRVIVWKDGRKRYLFSKRKVAAFKQSISSRVDSCNSTAHS is encoded by the coding sequence ATGTTGATTAATAGACCAGAACGTTATCATGATGAGAGTATATCTAGTTATTTATACAGATTAGCCAGAGCCAACTATAGACCGCTGGGTGTTTTGTTAGCATCCTTTGGAATTACAAGAGCGGAATGGTTACGGAATATGATTTCTGAAGATAAACTCATCCATATAGCAGATCATTTAGTACAAGATAAAAACATTCTGCATCAGGGGACATATTTTGTTTACCGAGAGTTGTTGGATGAAAATTCAGATTTGTATCTGCTGAAAAATCGAATGAAATTTTGTCCTGATTGCTATAGAGAGGATGCATATCATCGAATGATGTGGGGCCTCAAACCAATAACGATCTGTTTACAACACGGTACCAGATTGATAGACGCCTGTCCAAGCTGCGAGAAACCGATTGAGATGGAACAGTTCATGTGCGGTTTTTGCAAGTGTTGTGACTTCTACTATAAGCAAACGAAATCGATATCGATTCCTTTTGACTCTATAGAATTTGAGCTTCAAAGTGAATTTCATGGAGGACTATTTCAAAACGGTATAATGTTTAGAAATATTGGAGGATTAAACGTTAAACAATACTTACGTTTAGCTTATCACTCTTTTCACCTATTAGAGGAATTGCCTTCATTTCTTGATTATTCAAAAAAACATATCCGAATTTTTCATAACCGTCGCGGTGGCATTCAACAAAATGAATTGTTAGCAGAAGCTTATAATCATGTTTTTTGGATGTATCATGATTTTCCATGTCGGTTTCAACGCGTCTTATTTGAGTTTTTAAAGAAACCCAGAAAAAAGCTATACCTACAGAAGAAAACTTACGAAGCTTTATTTCAAGAAGAGGGTTTCTCTTTAATTAAAAATGAATATGAGCAATTCTGGATTAATGAATTGGAGAACGGTACCGTTCGAAGGGATCTGTCAATTTTCAAACAGAATCATGATCTACTACTCAGAAAAAAACATTTACGAAAAGAAGAAGTTAAGCAGCTTACTGGAATATCATATCCGAAGTTGGAGTCACTTTGTGAGTCTGGCCAGATAGATATTATTTCACGACAAAAAGGGAAAACAAAGCAACATTTTATTGATAAAGATACTTTTGCCCGTCTGAATGAAGAGAGGCAATTTTACATTAATAAAAGAGAAGCAGCACAACTCCTGGGTATTCAAAGAAATTCTATTTATCAACTTTTGAAAGAAGGTCTAATAAATGAAGTTCATACCGCGTTCAGCCAGATTAAGCTTATTAGACTAGATGAAGTGTTAATGTTATTGGAAAAATCAAGAGGGGTATTTTATATCAAGGTAAAAGGACTATCATTTCAGCAGGTACTTATCAAATACTCTGTAAATGGATTAACGATTTCGAAACTATTAAAATTTATTCATGAAAATGTCCTCCACCCTCAATTGGCTGTTTTAAATGGAAATCTTTCTGATACTTGGTTTTGGGAAAAAGAAATGCAACGATGTATAGAAATTTTAAAATCAGATAAGCAAATCACGGATGGGATGTATATGCAAGATGTCATGCAGTACTTAAAAATTGGTGAAAAAAAGATGAAAAGAATAATAGAAAGCGGACAATTGATACCGGACAGAGTAATCGTATGGAAAGATGGACGAAAACGATATTTGTTTAGTAAAAGAAAAGTAGCTGCCTTTAAACAGAGTATTTCTAGTCGAGTAGACTCATGCAACTCAACTGCCCATAGTTAA
- a CDS encoding CBASS cGAMP-activated phospholipase, which translates to MSEKYKILSIDGGGIKGLYSAVILEQFEQKYGPIHQHFNLICGTSTGGIIALALAAGVPATDIVKFYTEKGPLIFPHKKWWMRTFHFVKSLLYKSKYNNQILKAAIDEVLLDRRVKDCLTHVLIPSVNITTGKPYVFKSDYIPQYTRDSERLLSEVALATSAAPIYFPIVELETQAGLEQFVDGGLCANNPSLYGVQEFLANKVQIGFEDYLLLSISSLHEGISIPITKKLHKPFLGWKDQLISLMIDSQSVATHFHVQYLQKSAGGGYVRIPSASLTKKEQKLIALDMALDSSIKIMIEKGRDMASKWIHTKEVSQFINKKPEEASA; encoded by the coding sequence TTGAGCGAAAAATATAAAATTCTTTCAATTGATGGTGGTGGGATTAAAGGCCTGTATTCAGCAGTGATTCTAGAACAGTTTGAGCAGAAGTATGGTCCCATTCACCAGCATTTTAATCTTATTTGTGGAACTTCAACTGGTGGAATTATTGCATTGGCACTAGCAGCCGGTGTTCCAGCAACTGATATTGTTAAATTTTACACTGAGAAAGGTCCACTTATATTTCCTCATAAGAAATGGTGGATGAGGACATTCCATTTTGTTAAATCGTTACTTTATAAATCAAAGTATAATAATCAAATTTTGAAAGCAGCAATTGATGAAGTCTTATTGGATAGACGAGTTAAAGACTGTCTGACACACGTTTTAATTCCCTCTGTTAATATTACTACTGGGAAACCATATGTATTTAAGTCGGACTATATTCCTCAATACACAAGAGATAGTGAACGTTTACTTAGCGAGGTAGCACTTGCAACTTCCGCTGCGCCTATCTATTTTCCAATTGTAGAGTTGGAAACGCAAGCCGGCTTGGAGCAATTTGTAGATGGAGGGCTATGTGCCAATAATCCTTCTTTGTACGGTGTTCAAGAGTTTTTAGCGAACAAAGTGCAAATTGGATTCGAAGATTACCTTCTGTTATCTATCTCCTCTTTGCATGAAGGAATATCCATTCCAATTACAAAAAAATTGCATAAGCCATTTTTGGGATGGAAGGATCAGTTAATTTCATTAATGATAGATTCGCAGAGCGTAGCAACTCATTTTCATGTCCAGTACCTTCAAAAATCAGCAGGTGGCGGATATGTCCGAATTCCTAGTGCTTCACTAACTAAGAAAGAACAAAAGCTCATTGCTTTAGATATGGCTCTCGATTCATCAATTAAAATTATGATTGAAAAAGGTCGAGACATGGCTTCTAAATGGATTCATACAAAAGAAGTATCACAATTTATAAATAAAAAACCTGAGGAGGCGTCAGCCTAA
- a CDS encoding TniB family NTP-binding protein produces the protein MKSTKFDSLKGKPLTYRDPEYKKRVEHVKRIIVRHPQYEEVYEELEEVHVTSQGSVQASQLNLSGRTGAGKTTIVKQYLEKYPRRLTDTGTIIPVLYVKVPPRLKTPKALASKILGEMGDLFANSGTDEELGRRIVQFVLDCQTEMIILDEFQHLIDRDTLNVLATASDWLKLLTEELNIPVILCGLPESDGIFEYNEQIDGRYPRRIILEPFGFEDQTQQKKFRLFLKKLDDELPFSEYSNLSDPMIASKIHYVTDGVPRYIKDLLMEASKLSFRRGFDFVNEDSLHDAFHRLTRSNQRYVINPFGDTRFNYFEAIEIKRTKETAFINSQYQKPNQKNKKQSKKLS, from the coding sequence ATGAAATCTACAAAATTTGATTCACTTAAAGGTAAACCCTTAACTTATCGTGATCCTGAATACAAGAAAAGAGTGGAGCATGTAAAAAGAATCATCGTTAGGCATCCGCAATATGAGGAAGTATACGAGGAACTCGAGGAAGTGCATGTCACTTCGCAGGGGTCTGTGCAAGCATCTCAACTCAATCTAAGTGGCCGGACAGGTGCTGGGAAAACAACAATAGTGAAACAATACTTAGAGAAATATCCAAGAAGATTAACGGATACGGGAACAATTATCCCTGTATTATATGTAAAGGTTCCGCCTCGTTTAAAAACTCCAAAAGCTTTGGCTTCTAAAATTTTAGGAGAGATGGGTGATTTATTCGCGAATTCAGGTACAGATGAGGAGTTAGGGAGAAGAATCGTTCAATTTGTTCTTGATTGTCAGACGGAAATGATTATTCTTGATGAATTTCAACATTTGATTGATCGGGACACACTTAATGTTCTCGCAACTGCGTCGGATTGGCTCAAGTTACTTACGGAAGAGTTAAATATTCCAGTTATCTTATGTGGACTACCAGAATCAGATGGTATTTTTGAGTATAACGAACAGATAGATGGGAGATATCCGCGAAGAATTATATTGGAACCGTTCGGATTTGAAGATCAGACGCAACAGAAGAAATTTCGATTATTTCTGAAAAAATTAGACGATGAGTTACCATTCTCTGAATATTCGAATCTTAGTGATCCAATGATAGCTTCAAAAATCCATTATGTAACAGATGGTGTACCACGCTATATCAAAGATCTCTTAATGGAGGCATCGAAACTTTCGTTTAGACGAGGTTTTGATTTTGTCAATGAAGATTCACTGCATGATGCTTTTCATCGACTCACACGTTCAAATCAAAGGTATGTTATTAATCCATTTGGGGACACTCGGTTTAATTACTTTGAGGCTATAGAGATCAAAAGAACAAAAGAAACTGCATTTATTAATTCACAGTACCAAAAACCCAATCAGAAGAACAAGAAACAATCAAAAAAATTATCATAA
- a CDS encoding CBASS cGAMP synthase gives MSVCHDLFIDFHSEIFLTSDKKESLRTSRNAVREKIKKHFRDKLKLEEPKFYGQGSYMMNTTVVPIDGEFDIDDGIYLQNLEGVEEKDWPIPTTVHNWILDAVNGHTSSSPVDKNTCVRVIYKANYHVDLPIYVMSGSHPKLAHKSKGWIDSDPKELTKWFNGEATSKGAQLKRIVRYLKAWKDYKEGETKLPSGMILSILAINHFVSDYKDNDDKALVETVRAIKEALDTSFSLVRPVFPSEELINDWSETKKTNFLDKLDSLIKKGDEALTSSDKTSASKKWRGIFGDRFPEYQAPDSETSAAFRSTSPAILGNHGRSA, from the coding sequence ATGTCCGTTTGTCACGATTTATTCATTGATTTTCATAGCGAGATTTTTCTTACATCAGATAAAAAAGAAAGCCTGCGCACATCTCGAAATGCAGTACGAGAAAAAATAAAAAAACATTTTAGAGATAAGCTGAAACTGGAAGAACCCAAGTTCTACGGACAAGGATCTTACATGATGAATACTACAGTTGTGCCAATTGATGGGGAATTTGATATAGATGATGGAATATATCTCCAGAATCTCGAAGGTGTAGAGGAGAAAGATTGGCCAATCCCAACAACGGTTCATAATTGGATCTTAGATGCTGTTAATGGACATACTTCTTCATCACCTGTTGATAAGAATACATGTGTCCGCGTCATTTATAAAGCGAATTATCATGTTGACCTTCCTATTTATGTGATGTCTGGTAGTCATCCTAAATTAGCGCACAAATCGAAAGGATGGATCGATAGCGATCCTAAAGAGCTAACAAAATGGTTTAATGGTGAAGCAACCTCAAAAGGGGCACAGCTCAAAAGGATTGTTCGTTATTTAAAGGCTTGGAAGGATTACAAAGAAGGAGAAACAAAGCTTCCTAGTGGAATGATACTTTCGATTCTAGCAATAAATCACTTTGTATCTGATTATAAGGATAACGATGATAAGGCACTTGTTGAAACAGTAAGAGCTATCAAAGAAGCTTTAGATACTTCTTTTTCATTAGTTCGCCCTGTTTTCCCAAGCGAGGAATTGATTAATGATTGGTCAGAAACAAAAAAGACAAATTTTCTGGACAAACTTGATAGCTTAATAAAAAAAGGCGACGAAGCACTTACATCATCAGATAAAACAAGCGCATCAAAAAAATGGAGAGGCATCTTCGGTGATCGCTTCCCTGAATACCAGGCTCCGGATTCAGAAACAAGTGCTGCATTCAGATCCACTTCTCCTGCAATTTTAGGTAATCATGGACGATCGGCATAG